A segment of the Zingiber officinale cultivar Zhangliang chromosome 8B, Zo_v1.1, whole genome shotgun sequence genome:
gtccaggcactcccacagctccttagttgttctcttcatgctatacacagcgtacagcaAGTCGGTAAGGCAGTTGAGGATATagtttctgttagagtgtatactaaaagcctagattttgtataagcatttattttataaataaagaatcgcattggtcaaatatctacatttatatgctaagtgtagttgttcaactaatttatattgtagataacatggtgtgtggtgtcacacacagaagatcatgttattaattccttataaattataaacagtagctcacgactaagatggaaaggaacaaaccattagaatagtcatagtgtaatttggtattagtttatcttaactataaaaattacactagtacactctgagcgtattgagctggaccatttaaggtaaattctttttatactgactgaataaaagaacaagacttttgttattgtggaagtgtgtgcacttaatcctgatataataacaagcacatatatatagtatttatttttttgacttatcaatgggtgagatttagtttgataaatcaagaggtccgataagttgagaaatggtattatttatagtgtgtgttgttgattatagaaggaaactgtgtcctagtaatctaggttgataatgtccccaagaggagctcgtaaggattgccatgtaaaccttgcaggtggacttagtccgacataacgataaggttgagtggtactactcttggactaagatactaattaaagtgagttgttagtaactcatttaattagtgagcattcgacACCTTAAAcataaggagattaacacactcatgataagaaggagcccaaaatgtaatttgagattggtgcggtagttcaataataattctttagtggtatgaattattattgatgaaattaagttaggtgttcggggcaaacacgggaagcttaatttcatcaggagaccaaaccaatttctcctctcggtccctatcgtagcctcttatttatagagaattatatccaccaaatatccacttcctacccacccttagttggccggccaagcaagcttggagcccaagcttgggtcggccaagccaaaggcttgagccaagtagggtggtcgaccatagcttggatcccaagcttggtgtggccgactatataaaataaaaggattttatttttttttaaatctattcTGATATGGaagctatggttttaaaagagagtttaaaatttaaatctttccttttatagttttctacaaaagattaagagaaaagtttgatatatttccttatttgtagttaaaaagaagatcttaattttttataaaactttctttttatgtATCACTATAAGGAAATGAAAATACATCAGACTATGTCATACAATGtgagcatgctaatttaccagccgtgctccatccTGATAACATTGAGTATGCTAGAAATTCACTTATCGCCTATAATAATGCATCATGCAATCTAAAACTAGTTTTATTTGCAACATTATAAGTCACTGACCCTATGTTctataattcattcaactcggtAATCAGAAATTgtaagaaaatatctatcttctctttgaAATTGATTAGACCAGGAATAAGCACATTAAGGAATATAAATTTATCTTTCATACATATCCATGGTAATAAATTGTacagtgttaatataactggccaagattaATATTGTTACCCCGATTGAGTAAATGACTGAAATCCATCTGCGGAAAGTCTTAATCTCACATTACATGGTTCTATTATAAAAAAGGGAAATACAACATCAAGatgttgttggtgcagtaagtACAAATGgtcaaactcaggttttgataaatgataaatggattaaagttagatgttatgttGTCTAACCTCTTTACCGAGTGTGCAAAAATTGacgggtctagaggacctgataccAGGCTGAAGCCCAGTTAGGTCTGAGGACTTGATAACTGGCACAAAGTCTAGATAAGTCAAAGAGTGATCCGATGTCTGGCTGGAAGTTCAACGGGGTTTGCGGATTTGACAACTAGTGGGAAGACATGGTGGGTCAAAAGACAAGTCAATTGactgcaaatggtaagtgagATAAGTCACTGAGGAGAAAAATCCAGTGAGGACAAGTTCCGATGGGACTATAGGCGCggtccaacttagaaccatttagAAAGTCTAaactgagatcatgactagatcctTGACTTGGGAAGACAGGATTTAAGTCATAAATTGATTATATTTTAATatgttaactctattttataggataatTTTTGTTGCttagactaacatattttataGGGAATTACAATAAAGTGGTTGAAAAAGGGGCTCCAGGCGTCCGAACATAATCTAGGCGCCTGTAGGTCCGAGCACTTGGAGGTGGTCCAAGTGTCCGGACAAGGAGATGAAGCAGCGTGCGACTAACTGAGGTGGCGCACACTGGTTGGCCGGCACACGTCAGATCCGGGTGCCCTGAGAAGGATAAACTTTCATAGATAGAGTTTCACTGATGAGCCTTCACATCAATAACCCAGGTGTCCGAGGGTGGTCTGGGCGTCTGGATGAGGATAAGTCAATGACGAATCAAGCCCTATTGGAGGCACCCGAGGGTGGTCCGAGTGCCTGAAGATGGCCTATGAAAAGGCCTTCAACCAAAGCCTTCAGGGCATCATTCGCTACAACTTTCATTCTTTCACGCTGCTTAGAGAAAGCTCCGACGATACTGAAAGGCTGCTCGTACAACTGACGATTGAGCAATTGTGTTCATACATCCTTCTTGTCAGTAGCTTTTTATTTTACAGCtcattgttagttgctactcggaatatcgtaccggttctcatgtacaaaaattttgtacaagtcttgaacctttcctaacaacctattgtgttctttagaaattaaatttggaatcgcaaatggaacttaacattattgattccaaattcaatctatctgttcttagtggtttcgacttagatcacaaacgatgcttaacattattgatccaaatccacccatgttacaaattcaattaaatattaattttagagatcgacttccaggttaaacatggcgaggcactagaccttcttgggtatgagagcatccaccacttcctagacaaagcctttcaacgaaatttaatatttaatttccttatattaaccctaggtttaaccaaaaagaacaatcaaatcacaagttcgaaaaacaaaagaaacacaaaatcgaaaacataaatttgattaccTCGATTCATTagactcttgtgtttggtatttcaagatctaaataaaagggtgaactagttatgatgtggaaactaataactagttataacttttatagcttatagacctcacgatcttctattgtattcctcttcttatcttggacgtcgtgtgggcgacgatctaccaagacgagaatccacccaagcttccttcttctccaagcaagtttcggccaccacaagaagtccaggagaagatgaggttcgaccaccaccaccaagctccatgggatgctagaaacaaagcctcctttctctcattcttctccaagcaagatccggccaccacaagaactccaagagaagatgaggtttggccacaagaagaagaagagaggggtaggaagagggtcggccacaccatgcaaggaagaaaagagaggaatactagatgtatgtACTTgtcaggtgaggcacctctatcctctcttttatattccttggtcttagcaaataagaaaagttttaataaaaacttccttattttccttgacattgaaaaggaaaatttaactaattaaaaatccttttctctattaatgtggccggccatatctaatcctccaaggaatgaaagttttaaacacaaaattaaaacttcctaatttgtttccgaaaatttttaaataaaaatttctcttttaaaaatttccttcatggttggtcataaaagaaaacttttataaattaaaatctctctattaaaacatgtggatgatttacaaaaaggaaagttttctctaaaattaaaatcttacttataatctacaaattaggaaagatatcaaatcttttcttaatcttttgtagaaactataaaaggaaagatttaaattttaaaactctcttttaaaatcatgaggatggttaaaaaggaaagttttatcaaaaaattaaaatcttccttttaactacaaataaggaaaaatatcaaacctttctcttaatattttgtagaaaactataaaaggaaagatttaaattttaaattctcttttaaaaccatggcttctgttggaatgtatactaaaagtctagctttttgtataaacatttacttagaaataagaatcatattggtcaaatatctatatttataagttaagtgtagttgttcgattaatttatattgtagataacatggtgtgtgatgtcacacacaaaagatcatgttattaattccttataaattataaatagtagctcacaactgagatggaaaggaacaaaccattagaatagtcgtagtgtaattaagtattagtttatcttgactgataaattacactagtacactctgagtgtattgagcaggatcatttaaggtaagttttttttatactgacttaataaaagaacaagaccttagttattatggaaatgtgtgctcttaatcctaatataataacaagcacatatatttagtatttatttctttgacttatcaaagggtgagatttagctcgataaatcaataggcccgataagttggaaaatgatattacttatagtatgtgttgttgattatagaaggaaactgtgccctagtaatctaggttgataatgtccccaagagaagcacataaggattgtcatgttaaaccctataggtggacttagtccgatacgataataaagttgagtggtactactcttggactaagatattaattaaaatgagtagtttcggattcatgtgttcttgattttcgacgcatgccgcaaagattaatgattttgaagatttcctgccataagtttcataaagaagatgagaagaggttttaattaatttgaatatgtggtttagtttattccttaTTGTTTGATTGGTGCTGCTACCATAAAactaaatttagttcatttagatttggaaaggagtaaattgttttgttatgcagtgagcatgagacagatatcatattgattaatttatgggaagagaatgcataaatttaagggaatattagattcagaaaagatgatgatcaaatgttgatgacgtaaattaaggatggaaactttactttcagatttttggtggaacttatagtacagatttttatgtaagattATAgcgcagaattttgattaagcttataatgcagaattttgattaagtttatagtgcagaattttgattaagcttatagtgtagaattttgattaagtttgtaggcatatttgattaagcttatagtgcagaattttgattaagtttgtaggcagatttaaTTAAGCTAAtagtgtagaattttgattaagtttatagtgcagaattttgattaagtttgtaggcagatttgattaagcttgtatgcagatttagttttagtgcagtttcaataagcatttcagtacaatTCTACTAAGTacttccatgcaattctgttaagcatttcagtgcagagttaataagcattttagtgcaattTTGTATGAGACAcctttttaatagaggtattaacaagtataagcaagataaagaaaagaaagaaaaaggtcaaggccttaagtagatttcaaagtcaagactttagggattttggcacacaaggtgcttattaaaatgtcaatacatttaaagaagaagtaattaagatattttactttgaagaggctagtacccgacttccgaagttgtcgttaaacaaatccaggtgttcaattccgaggtcttggccttggtagaccgaggtctactcttttaggattgttggctcgctaccccaacctattagggaacgcgcataagatagTACTACGCCTGggtccaagaagaaagttgattattattttgaagtattaaagtataagtttttaaacaaaagaaataagcttcacataagtttaaaaatttagcaaattagttctttatgctagcatgattgtatagatttgcttttcagtatgtttctgttgctattagatgagcatgagtaatatttctttctgagcattcagttttagatttcttccagttacatgcatattcgagttttgtgagttagatagcgcttactaagcattcgcttatagtttacatttcctcttactgcagataaaggaaaggaaaagatatagcaaaggaagacggcaaggaggtgcggatggatgtgtgatgcctgaactatagaagccttgggacctagttcagaaatttattaagattgctatgtatttagactattgaaattgtttagtcttccgctgccagttaattgcatgttttgattttttgagagttttaagtatagatATTTTCATGCGAACAATTTTAGTtaaagtatagttagtagtcaagtaacgctccgccctcacagtctagtagtgaggagggtggggtgttacatactTGAAAGTTACGGGGCAAGCTATGGCCGCCCAAATTGCTAGACGTGAGCTAGCAACTGGCTAAGCCCCCGGTTGCGGCCACACAACTAGCCACGACCACGCTGCCAGCCGCATGCTGGCGGTCGAGAAAGGTGACGATCAAGTGTTAGTGGCTGGCAAATTCGCTAGCCAAGTGTTGTTGGCCGGCGAAACCGCCAAAACGCAGTTGCGACGGGTGAAACCGCCAGAACGCAGTTAGCGATGGGTTAAACCGCCATAACGCAGTTAGCAACGGGCGAAGCCACCAGAACACAGCTGGTGACAGGCAAAACCATTAGCATGCGAGTGGCAACGGCGAGGCCGCCAACATGCGGATGGCGACCAACGAAGCCACCAACATTCGACTGACTGTCAACGAAGCCGCTAGCACATGGCTAGCGGCCGGTGAAGCCACCAGCAAGCAGTTGGCGATCAGAGAAGTTGCAAGTATGCAGTTGGTGGCCGACGAAGGCACCAGCACACAACTGGCGACCAGCAAAGCAGCCAGCATGCGGCTAGCGGCCAATGAAGCCTCCAGCATGCGGCTAGCGGCCGACAAAGCCACCAGCATGCCATGGCGGCCGACAAAGTTGCCAGCATGCTGTTAGCGGTCGGCGAAGCCACCAGCAAGCAGCCAGCGGCAGGAGAAGGGAAGAAGGAGAGGCCACGACGGGGTTTACCGGAGAATTGCCAATAGATTTGGAAAGAAACAAGCACGTAAGGGAAAATCGATCCTATGCCCTAATTTTGACTAAGTGTTATCTACGGAATATAATTTCCGTCGGTAACCACGATCTTTCTGATGGAATTAAAACTCCGTCGGTAAACCGTTGGTAAACGTTGTGCCTTTGCAGGCCGATTAAAGCTTTACCGATGGAAATCATGTTCCGTCGGAGTTTTAAACGGAACTCGCATTCCGTCAGTATTTTTCAATGAAACATGATTTTCATCATAGAATACCGATGAAAATAATTGCCGTCGGGATTTCCATCGGTATTCTGGATAATTTTTATCGTGATAGTTCACAAACTAAAATCCTTTGCTGATAAATGTTCCTCTTCACCGAAGGCTTTACCAAGACACGTAGCCTTGAGAAGCAAACCTTTCGCACAACACCCCTTGTCGTTGAattctttgatttcctttggacAAATATATACGAAGAGGAGTGAGCATTACTTCCACTCTCCCAATAATGTATGGAGTAACGGTACATTCCATTATTTAGTAAAAGGAATGGGCAAGTAACGCTCACTCTCTCAATAACATGTTTAGTAACTGCACATGGAGCCGTGAGCTCCGCTTTGGGGAGGCCATTGCGATGGCCACAAACCCCTCGCAATGAGCTATCAATTTAGTTACAAATCATGGCCTCCGACTCAGACTTGTCGTGAATTGCAGCCACAGAAGAGAAGGCGGTCCTTTTtatctccttcctcctcctttccttctcttttcctttacattatttttcattaatatctTTTCCTCCTCTATTCGTGGTGAGTAAGCTGAGCCTCAATCATACAATGGTCCAGCAAACTGCTTCCATGGATGGATGCTTCAACAATGGGACCAAAACAAGAGGCCCGGAAGCCTCGATGCCCTTGCCTTGCTGAGAAAGCCACACAGTGCAGTGTAAAGCCTAAAAAGAGTTGGTGCCCAGTTGCTTTCCGAGGAAACAACATAATTGCTCACATTATTACTATCATGCTTGTCCATATCAGCAAACTGACCaagagttttatttatttatttatttattttaagaaaaaaaaaaagggggaaaaaaaagcTCAACACAATCAAACATCAAATAATTAGGAAAATATTAGAGTAAAAATCAAAAGATTACacttttgtttaaaaaatattagggtaaaaattaaaaagacATTAGCAACTATAATTAATACTTTATCTATTTTCAATactaatcaatattatattataacaacATTTTAACTCATATCCATACtaataatcaatattatattataacaacATTTTAAATCTTATCCATACTAATAATATTGTATTATAGCAACTACAATTCATCTCTAATTAATACatatcaatattatattatatgaataataaacaatttatttataataatattaatcaACATTTAATTATAAATGTCATGGATTATAATTAATGGATAGAAGAAAAATGAAgtccatttttaaaaaaaaaaacaatataaaGAACATCCTCATGACTTTTAtccaaaatattaaattaaaatatatcgaAAGATTGTTATTATGGCAAAACCTTTGTTCATAGTAACAAAAGATCTCTTACAGTAATAAACCCTCTTTAaaagggttaaaaaaaaaaaaggaagatatgtGATGTAATATATAAAGGCTAGTGAACCTCTCGACTCTTAAAAGACGTCATATATCACTCGCTttgttaaagtaaaaaaaaaaaagtaaaaataaataaagaagggTAGGCTTCTCAAAGCACCGCAGTTAAGCCGGCGACGACCTTGACGCCTGTTCTTGGCCTCGGCGGCGGCGGTTGCCACGGCGCCGCCGTCGGTGCACTGGAATCGAAGCTTTCCGAGGAGGTGTCAACGTCCGGGATCGGCTCGGTTGTTCCCTGCAGGATCGAGGCTGGGTACCCGGTGATGTTCTCGGCCGCGCTGCCCATGACCGGTTCGCGGTCGTCGTCGGGATTGGCTTCGGCTTCGACCAAGCGCGTGTAGGGGGAGATCCACTTGGCCCGCATGTAGTCGGGTTTGCGCCACGGAGGAACGTGGAGGCCCTTCTTCTTCAGGCTCTGTCGCGCTGCCTCCGAGACAACGGCGACGATCTGTTGCAGGCGGTCAGGCCGGCCGACGAAGAGGGGCGGAAGGTGATGGAGGACCGCGCGGTACAACTTGGTAGAACGAGCGATCTCGAACTCCGACCGGAAGTCGACGTCGACGAGGATGCGTTCGCCGCCGTCGATCACCACGTCGATGTAATCGTACTCTCCTGAAGTTAATCCACTCGTGAGCGGCGATGATCGGGGAAATTGGCTCAATAAGGCTTGTTCTAGATTAGGGAAGGAGCAGAAGAGTGATTACCTGCGTGAAAGGAGGGCTTTCtatcccacttggacttgcaaATGGCAGCGTCGTAGCCGAGCAATTGCAGACCTTCGACCATGATCCTCCGGCAATCGCCCTTGCACTTCGAATGCTTGGCTTTCTCCATGATTTTTGATGCGTCGGCCAAAAGATTCCTCTCGGCGACGCTCGCGCAGAGGATCAATCCCTAAGAAACCTCCCAATTTTAGTTGGAAAATCGACATCGAAGAGAAGATCCAAGATCGCAACTTTTTGTGCGGATAATTTATTGTGTCGAGTAAGAAAGACCTACCTTGATAAACTCGGCGGCATCGGTTGGGGTCGGATGATCTCCGCCACCGCGGATATCCATGTCGTCGTCGGAGCTATCATCGTACTTACCATTGAAGCAGTTACATCTGCCGCGAGGCGGCCTTTCGTTTTCCCCATCCTCCATGAAGCCGAGCACCATCTTGTCCAAGCACACGGAGCTCGGCTCCACCTCAACGACGTCGTCCGTCCGCTCCCTCTCCCTCCCATCGCTGGGCTTCTCCGCCACGGAGATCCGCATCACGCCGGGGAACTGCCGCTCGAAGAGCCTCTTGAGCCGGGACTTAGGAGCGGGCTTGGCCAGGTCGATCCTCGCCGGCGCTCTCCCGTCGATGGGTTGAACTTTCATCTGGAACGGCATGGCGCTGGCGATCATAGAGTCCAGACCTAAACTTTCCTCTCCCCTTCTCACCCTGAGCTACTGCACACTACCACTCCATCTCTACAACACTCAATTATCACAAAGCCACAAAAGAGGAAGGTGAAATCGAGGAAGAAATGGACGATCCCAAATGCCAATACAAATTCACGACGCCCAAAATTTCACAAAATGAAGCAAAGACCAGCGATCGGAGATTCTAGTTAGAGAACGTTAACAGTAATCATCGCCCCAATAATAGAACCTGAACAGCCCAACGCCTGCAGGTGTTGCTCCTCTTCCGTTTTCCTAATTTGAACCGATCACTGCGACAGACTCgataaaaacacaaaaaaaaaaaaaagtgcgcTTTTGAGCTTGCGGTTACTATAATGGCCTCCCCGCCGGGATCGCCGCCGTAGATTCCGCCTGAAAGATGATTTCTTCCCTGTCCTGCATCGTCTAAGACAGGAGTTTGTCCTCTTCGGAAGGCGGAGGAAGCGGGGTCGAGAAAGAGAACGGCGATGGTGTTTAAAACAGAGAATGCGAAGGGAGAGGAAGAGACAATTTCACCGCTACGACGTCACCAGCAATTGTACCCAATTTTGTATTGGTTCAGTGGGTTGATAGTGTGGACCCAATAATATCGTTGATCGGGTACATTGCCTCTTGTATGGAGCGGTTTCGAATTCGATCCTCGATCGCGACGCGTGTGctccttttttttcttcaaatgactAAAACACCCGAAATTTTCAGATAATTTCGTTCGACCGGCTGTAAAAAACCCGAAACTTTCTTGCAAATTCCTAAAATACCATCACTTTGTCGGTTACTTATGAACATCCATGCCACAATGCACCTGGCCTTAGCGCCGGGAACAAGTATGAGACTGGTATTTTAGTAATTAAATACAAAGTCAAGGGCTGATATTAAACCCAGAGCGGTTCGGGGACCGCGGGCGCGGATGGAAAAGCGTGCGTACGGACACGGGGCTGAC
Coding sequences within it:
- the LOC122015375 gene encoding uncharacterized protein LOC122015375; this translates as MIASAMPFQMKVQPIDGRAPARIDLAKPAPKSRLKRLFERQFPGVMRISVAEKPSDGRERERTDDVVEVEPSSVCLDKMVLGFMEDGENERPPRGRCNCFNGKYDDSSDDDMDIRGGGDHPTPTDAAEFIKGLILCASVAERNLLADASKIMEKAKHSKCKGDCRRIMVEGLQLLGYDAAICKSKWDRKPSFHAGEYDYIDVVIDGGERILVDVDFRSEFEIARSTKLYRAVLHHLPPLFVGRPDRLQQIVAVVSEAARQSLKKKGLHVPPWRKPDYMRAKWISPYTRLVEAEANPDDDREPVMGSAAENITGYPASILQGTTEPIPDVDTSSESFDSSAPTAAPWQPPPPRPRTGVKVVAGLTAVL